Proteins from one Flavobacterium sp. N2038 genomic window:
- a CDS encoding RHS repeat-associated core domain-containing protein has product MKKYILGLILSFGVSWSAKAQTFSNDNFIYTISPKKAVNSAKLNTLTKDQMNQSISFFDGLGRPVQTRVVGQGGNGDDIITLTEYDDFGRQVKEFLPYASSNGGTIYPRIDDLTAVNALNAFYNKEKYDNTSNPFSEKQLELSPLNRVLKQAAPGNSWAIGSGHEIKLEYQSNADADAVKLYQAGAEWNAGDGLYNISFSEAGTYGVNQLYKNVTYDENTAPGANVGTEEFKNKEGQVILKRTYDAGEKHDTYYVYDSYGNLTYVLPPKVTGSITEDILNGLCYQYKYDSKNRLVEKKLPGKQWEFIVYDKLDRPVATGPATSPFKDDATIGWMITKYDAFGRPVYTGWNNQTCTSAARKSLQDAQNNASVLFETKQTSGTIDNIQAYYSNDIEPKNFKLLTVNYYDDYVYPNAPAIPTVIEDQFILSNRKTLATGSWVRAVSTDLSIAGETSTTIYDDKARPVRTYVQNHLGGYLLSDSKLDFAGKTLYTITRHKRTSGSAELVIREEFTYSPQDRLLTHTHQVNGGIVQLMASNTYDELGQLESKNVGNSTGNPFQKIDYKYNIRGWLTGINEVDNLQQNSDPEDLFAFKINYDKIQTAIPNVVSLYNGNIAETFWKTAADRSLRSYGYQYDNLNRLKDAYYGKPNDIFPNSGAYNESVSYDKNGNIKFLQRNGDSDAPSIVFKIDDLTYGYENENSNRLAKVTESTAGNDNSGFIDGNKTGDDYSYDDNGNMTIDKNKNITAITYNHLNLPKKISFGTGNSIEYIYNAAGQKLEKIVTEATIATTTDYLGGFQYKNNVLEFFPTAEGYVKNTDGALSYVFQYKDHLGNIRISYAKNPQTQVLEIIDENNYYPFGLKHKAYNDALATNNKYKYNGKELQDELQLNMYDYGARNYDPALGRWMNIDPLAERYYGINPYAYVFNNPIELFDPNGMEVKYVRQEGQTRKEFREMKREFKRENRQLMKDSKTHRDNFNKLKDSKNVHNITFSRSGGSVTETVGDINRNGGNGTNMNIDLSQKGSENEFVVAHEVGHGVDIDNGVDSPIEMPSVSIKDNPNDVVQKTFDTNNQNKEVNERSASHTENIVRGEVSNSRGVTVPLRETYTLEVQYISPFSGKAGVKNKTINVKNESYDYYKKK; this is encoded by the coding sequence ATGAAAAAATATATATTAGGGTTAATTTTATCGTTTGGTGTAAGTTGGAGTGCAAAAGCTCAGACTTTCAGCAATGATAACTTTATATATACAATCTCTCCTAAAAAAGCAGTTAATTCAGCGAAACTAAATACCCTGACAAAAGATCAGATGAATCAAAGCATCAGTTTTTTTGATGGTCTTGGAAGGCCTGTACAAACAAGAGTTGTTGGACAAGGAGGCAATGGTGACGATATTATAACCTTAACAGAATATGATGACTTTGGCAGACAAGTCAAAGAATTTTTGCCTTATGCATCTTCAAATGGAGGGACCATTTATCCACGAATAGATGATCTGACTGCTGTAAATGCTCTAAATGCTTTTTATAACAAAGAAAAGTATGATAATACGTCCAATCCATTTTCAGAAAAACAATTAGAATTATCACCTTTAAACAGAGTTTTAAAACAAGCTGCACCTGGAAATTCCTGGGCAATAGGCAGTGGACATGAAATAAAATTAGAATATCAGAGCAATGCAGACGCAGACGCAGTAAAACTGTATCAGGCGGGCGCAGAGTGGAATGCTGGTGATGGCTTATACAATATATCATTTTCAGAGGCTGGAACTTACGGCGTTAATCAATTGTATAAAAATGTTACTTACGATGAGAACACCGCTCCCGGAGCCAATGTAGGAACAGAAGAATTTAAGAATAAAGAAGGCCAGGTTATTCTGAAAAGAACCTACGATGCCGGTGAAAAACATGATACCTATTATGTTTATGACAGCTACGGAAACCTGACTTATGTACTACCTCCAAAAGTAACCGGAAGTATTACTGAAGATATTCTAAATGGTTTATGCTACCAATACAAATATGATAGCAAAAATCGCTTAGTAGAGAAAAAACTTCCGGGAAAGCAATGGGAATTTATAGTTTATGACAAACTAGACCGACCAGTGGCAACAGGTCCTGCAACCTCACCTTTTAAAGATGATGCGACTATAGGATGGATGATTACCAAATACGATGCTTTTGGCCGTCCTGTTTATACGGGATGGAACAACCAGACTTGTACTTCGGCAGCGCGAAAATCACTTCAGGATGCTCAGAATAATGCATCAGTATTGTTTGAGACAAAGCAAACTTCCGGTACGATTGACAACATACAAGCCTATTATAGTAATGACATCGAACCTAAAAACTTTAAACTTTTAACGGTTAATTACTATGATGATTATGTATATCCAAATGCCCCGGCAATTCCAACTGTTATCGAAGATCAGTTTATTTTAAGTAATAGAAAAACTTTAGCAACCGGCAGCTGGGTAAGAGCAGTAAGTACTGATTTAAGCATAGCAGGAGAAACAAGTACCACTATTTATGATGACAAAGCCCGTCCGGTTCGAACCTATGTACAGAATCATTTAGGAGGTTATCTCTTAAGCGATAGTAAACTTGATTTTGCAGGAAAAACACTTTATACCATTACAAGGCATAAACGTACTTCTGGAAGTGCCGAACTGGTAATAAGAGAAGAATTTACCTATTCGCCACAAGATCGTTTGTTAACTCACACGCATCAGGTAAATGGTGGTATTGTTCAGCTTATGGCATCAAATACTTATGATGAACTTGGACAGTTAGAAAGTAAAAACGTAGGAAACAGTACCGGAAATCCATTTCAGAAAATAGATTACAAATACAATATCAGAGGCTGGCTTACGGGGATTAATGAAGTTGATAATTTGCAGCAAAACTCAGACCCGGAGGATTTGTTTGCTTTCAAAATTAATTATGATAAAATCCAGACTGCCATTCCTAATGTGGTTTCACTTTATAACGGAAATATAGCCGAAACTTTCTGGAAAACAGCTGCAGATCGTTCATTACGTAGTTACGGATATCAATATGACAATTTAAACCGTCTAAAAGATGCGTATTACGGAAAGCCAAACGATATATTTCCAAATTCAGGAGCTTATAACGAAAGTGTAAGCTATGATAAAAACGGTAATATCAAGTTTCTACAGCGAAATGGAGACAGTGATGCGCCTTCTATAGTCTTTAAAATAGATGATTTAACATATGGATATGAAAATGAGAACTCAAATAGGTTAGCAAAAGTTACAGAAAGTACTGCCGGAAATGACAATTCAGGTTTTATTGATGGTAATAAAACTGGTGATGATTACAGTTATGATGACAACGGTAATATGACTATTGATAAAAATAAAAATATTACAGCCATTACTTACAATCATTTAAATTTGCCTAAGAAAATATCATTTGGAACAGGAAATTCAATTGAGTATATTTACAATGCTGCAGGGCAAAAGCTAGAGAAAATTGTGACCGAAGCAACAATAGCGACTACCACTGATTATTTAGGAGGTTTTCAATACAAAAACAATGTTTTGGAGTTTTTCCCAACAGCCGAGGGATATGTAAAAAATACCGATGGAGCTCTGTCGTATGTGTTTCAGTACAAAGATCATTTAGGCAACATACGCATTAGTTATGCTAAAAACCCGCAAACACAAGTTCTTGAAATTATCGACGAAAACAATTATTATCCTTTTGGTTTAAAGCATAAAGCATATAATGATGCTTTAGCTACAAATAATAAGTATAAGTATAACGGTAAGGAATTGCAGGACGAGTTACAGCTTAACATGTACGACTATGGAGCACGTAATTATGACCCTGCACTTGGTCGCTGGATGAACATTGACCCATTAGCAGAAAGATATTATGGAATTAATCCATATGCATATGTTTTTAATAATCCAATTGAATTATTTGACCCAAATGGTATGGAGGTTAAATATGTGCGCCAAGAAGGACAAACTCGAAAAGAATTCCGAGAGATGAAAAGGGAATTTAAGAGAGAGAATCGACAACTCATGAAAGATTCAAAAACCCATCGCGATAATTTTAATAAATTAAAAGACTCGAAAAACGTACATAATATTACTTTTAGTAGAAGTGGTGGTTCAGTAACGGAAACTGTAGGGGATATAAATCGAAATGGAGGAAATGGAACAAATATGAATATCGACTTGAGTCAGAAAGGTTCAGAAAATGAATTTGTTGTTGCTCACGAAGTCGGTCATGGCGTAGATATTGATAACGGAGTGGATTCTCCAATTGAAATGCCTAGTGTATCTATAAAGGATAATCCTAATGATGTAGTTCAAAAAACATTTGACACTAATAATCAAAACAAAGAAGTCAATGAGAGAAGCGCATCTCATACTGAAAACATTGTGAGAGGAGAAGTAAGTAATTCAAGGGGAGTTACAGTTCCTTTACGAGAAACATATACTTTGGAAGTACAGTATATCAGTCCTTTTTCAGGTAAGGCTGGAGTTAAAAATAAAACTATCAACGTTAAAAATGAAAGTTATGACTATTATAAAAAGAAGTAA
- a CDS encoding sigma-70 family RNA polymerase sigma factor, whose amino-acid sequence MVANENNTGERYIRKIFDEHYRSLVQFANRFLSIDECEDLVQDIFISIWEKENAFQDELHLKVYLYKAVRNKCYNVIKHNLVKNKYAENAIQSLEDDDLFLKQILEEDIVCQLYKAIEVLPDRKKEIIKLSLKGLKNTEIAEELGIQLQTVKTLKSQSYKILREQFRDLESIIYFLLV is encoded by the coding sequence TTGGTTGCAAACGAAAACAATACAGGCGAAAGGTATATTAGAAAAATATTTGACGAGCATTATCGATCGCTTGTTCAATTTGCAAATCGTTTTCTGAGCATAGATGAATGTGAAGATTTAGTTCAGGATATTTTTATAAGCATATGGGAAAAAGAAAATGCATTTCAAGACGAACTGCATCTTAAGGTTTACCTATACAAGGCTGTTCGCAATAAATGTTATAATGTTATAAAGCATAATCTGGTAAAAAATAAGTATGCAGAAAACGCTATTCAGTCTTTAGAAGATGATGATTTGTTCTTAAAACAAATTCTTGAAGAAGATATAGTGTGCCAGCTCTATAAAGCAATTGAGGTTTTACCCGATCGAAAAAAAGAAATTATAAAACTAAGTCTTAAAGGACTTAAAAATACTGAAATTGCAGAAGAGTTAGGAATACAACTTCAAACAGTTAAAACATTAAAAAGCCAATCGTATAAAATATTAAGAGAACAGTTCCGGGATTTAGAATCAATTATTTATTTTTTATTGGTTTAA
- a CDS encoding REP-associated tyrosine transposase, producing the protein MKEGYVIRDQTLPHFITPTVVDWIDVFTRQSYRDIIIECLDYCIKNKGMILYGYVIMSNHIHMIIQSEDGKLSDLIRDFKKFTAKTILEKIQNSPESRKEWMLERFKLAAEKHTRNKLYQFWQYGNHAEEIYTNKFMWSKLDYIHLNPVKAGYVNRASEYLYSSASNYVLDSGLVSIEKADNPIVDVLDLKSVFRDNRY; encoded by the coding sequence ATGAAAGAAGGATATGTAATAAGAGATCAGACTTTACCTCATTTTATCACACCAACAGTTGTAGATTGGATAGATGTTTTTACACGTCAAAGTTATAGAGACATTATAATTGAATGTTTAGATTATTGCATTAAGAACAAAGGAATGATATTGTATGGTTATGTAATTATGAGTAATCATATTCATATGATTATACAATCAGAAGATGGTAAGTTATCAGATTTAATAAGAGATTTTAAAAAGTTTACGGCAAAAACTATTTTAGAAAAAATACAAAATAGTCCGGAAAGCAGAAAAGAATGGATGCTTGAACGATTTAAATTGGCAGCAGAAAAGCATACCAGAAACAAACTTTATCAGTTCTGGCAATACGGAAATCACGCAGAAGAGATTTATACGAACAAATTTATGTGGTCAAAATTAGATTATATACATTTAAATCCGGTAAAAGCTGGGTATGTCAATCGTGCTTCAGAATATTTGTATTCTAGTGCGTCAAATTACGTTCTTGATTCCGGATTAGTGTCTATTGAAAAAGCAGATAATCCAATTGTCGATGTTTTAGATTTGAAATCTGTTTTTCGAGATAATCGATATTAA
- a CDS encoding FecR family protein, with protein sequence MTDIFQISKLLIKRKLKVLTDSEKAILKDFAKKNSFVKEIKIKNLADKIDSYSEIDTERAWEILEAKYQEKNKKPVFILNKKSLFKYAAAAVVISSLAITLFYKDKIFNKSTETPEVIVKNDIENIKPGTDKATLTLGDGSNIALEKGTPIQTQNAHSNGGEIIYKDSKQKTSKLVYNYLTIPRGGQFVIKLSDGTKVWLNSASQLKFPVAFIDGASRDVELVYGEAYFEVSHSTEHKGAHFQVYNKNQKVEVVGTEFNIKAYNDESNVYTTLVNGKVNVETGNKKLSLSPNQQLNLDLKSNTSIIKTVNAYNEISWKDGIFSFKGKPLKEIMKVISRWYDVDVVFVDKNLENVQFKGSLDKKQSLEEILSIMKSTTIDSYEIKDKTLMIK encoded by the coding sequence ATGACAGATATTTTTCAAATTTCCAAATTATTAATCAAACGAAAACTTAAAGTCTTAACAGATTCTGAGAAAGCAATATTGAAAGATTTTGCCAAAAAGAACTCGTTTGTAAAGGAAATCAAAATTAAAAATTTAGCCGATAAAATTGACTCTTATTCAGAAATTGATACGGAAAGGGCATGGGAAATACTGGAAGCTAAGTATCAGGAAAAAAATAAAAAACCTGTTTTTATATTAAATAAAAAGTCTTTGTTTAAATATGCCGCGGCCGCTGTGGTAATAAGTTCGTTAGCTATAACCTTATTCTACAAAGATAAAATATTTAATAAGTCGACTGAAACTCCTGAAGTTATTGTAAAGAATGATATTGAAAATATTAAACCAGGCACAGATAAGGCAACTCTGACTTTAGGCGATGGTTCGAATATAGCATTAGAAAAAGGAACTCCTATTCAAACTCAAAATGCACACAGTAATGGCGGAGAAATTATTTACAAAGACAGTAAACAAAAGACATCAAAGCTTGTTTATAATTATTTAACGATTCCCAGAGGTGGTCAATTTGTTATAAAATTATCAGATGGCACAAAAGTGTGGCTGAATTCTGCGTCTCAATTAAAATTTCCTGTAGCCTTTATAGATGGAGCATCGAGAGATGTAGAATTGGTCTATGGTGAGGCATATTTTGAAGTGTCACACAGTACTGAGCATAAAGGAGCTCATTTTCAGGTTTATAATAAAAATCAAAAAGTAGAGGTTGTTGGAACTGAGTTTAATATAAAAGCATACAACGACGAGTCAAATGTTTATACCACTCTGGTAAATGGAAAAGTCAATGTTGAAACAGGAAACAAGAAATTAAGTTTATCTCCAAATCAACAACTAAATCTGGATCTTAAAAGCAACACTTCAATAATTAAAACGGTGAATGCCTATAACGAAATATCCTGGAAAGACGGAATCTTTAGTTTTAAAGGAAAACCATTAAAAGAGATTATGAAAGTAATATCAAGATGGTATGATGTTGATGTGGTTTTTGTAGATAAAAACCTTGAAAATGTGCAGTTTAAAGGCAGTCTTGATAAAAAACAATCGCTGGAAGAGATTTTATCAATTATGAAATCGACTACAATTGACAGCTATGAAATTAAAGATAAAACTCTAATGATTAAATAA
- a CDS encoding helix-turn-helix domain-containing protein, with protein MEQKIHQGKNVKRFREMLNIKQEALAYDLGEDWNQKKISMLEQKDVIEDNLLKQISTVLKIPVEAFQNFDEDQAVNLISCNFSDNAMFNNKIEVFNNNPIEEIKKLHEEKIALFERMLKEKDEMMARLEKLINK; from the coding sequence ATGGAACAGAAAATACATCAGGGGAAAAACGTAAAACGCTTTAGAGAAATGCTTAATATAAAGCAGGAAGCATTGGCTTATGATTTGGGTGAAGACTGGAATCAGAAGAAAATTTCTATGCTCGAGCAGAAAGATGTAATTGAAGATAATTTGCTTAAACAAATTTCAACAGTTTTAAAAATTCCGGTTGAAGCTTTTCAGAATTTTGATGAAGATCAAGCAGTGAATTTAATTTCATGTAATTTCTCTGACAATGCAATGTTCAATAACAAAATTGAGGTTTTTAATAACAATCCGATTGAGGAAATAAAAAAACTTCACGAAGAAAAAATTGCTTTGTTTGAGCGAATGCTTAAAGAGAAAGATGAAATGATGGCAAGGCTTGAAAAATTAATCAATAAATAA
- a CDS encoding SusC/RagA family TonB-linked outer membrane protein, with translation MNIMRTFIFLFCTTLFALTPENVLSQQSKIEVKENKKMSIDEVFDLIMDQTDYKFFYEEGIFKGLPMVTLKKGTIKTNDLLKQSLVNANIDIVIGKNNTVIIKEKPKSVVSVLQKIKITGTVTDFAGIPIPGANVTEKGTKNSTQTDFNGKFIIEVTNNNAILEFSYIGMISQEKPASSVVVNVQLRENTTELDNIVVTALGIKREKKALGYASQEVKGTDLTAGIASGNFLNELSGKAAGVYIRKNTNFGGSTNVISRGVKSLTGNNQMLIVIDGVPINNSTVNSSTASQGARNTYDYGNAAMDINPDDIESVNVLKGAAASALYGWQAGNGVIMITTKKGKATKGMGITVSSEFSVGSIDKKTFPVYQSKYGQGYGPSYDAAGNPKGIPVGPTGAFFTIDKNGNQVVTTTDDASYGVAFDPNLSVYTWESYTPYSSKYGQKSAWQAAKNGPISFFQTATTFNNSISLEDANDKTNFILNYNNFKETGILPNSELKKNNASIKLNHKFTDKFSTSVFANYMTQSTVGRNSSGYTGDNITGWFRQWWATNADLKSQKEVFENSGGQNISWLMGDPANGNTAPKTMDNPYFTRYKNYQSDERNRFIGYAQLDYKFTDWLSASGKASIDSYSELREERKATGSINGSFGLSRANVPSGYQKYVGSFSEQNYQFILTFNKKIGEDFSVNALAGVNSLRTKSNSTLASTDGGLIIPGIYALSNSVNPSPFPLESENNSAVNSSYASLSLGYKDFLYLEGTVRNDAFSTLPKGNNSLNTFSTSASYVFSQHIKADWLSFGKLRASYAENPQGNIDLYSLGEVYDKNNPFGSNQIYSIPNRSNNPDLRPVKTASEELGLEMQFLRKRVGFDVSVYKSLSNDQIFPVDYSTATGNSSRYVNAGSVENKGIEVQFNVTPIQTKDFNWDIFVNWSKNENTLVSLASGIETLSIGGFQGIGIVAKVGHPYGDIVGKDYVYAADGQKITENGLYVMTTTTNNVIGNITPDWIGGLRNKFTYKQVSFGFLIDVQHGGDLYSLDQAYGQHTGLYESTAGYNELGNPVRNTLANGGGLILPGVNKDGTPNTTRTPRPEVAGSIYGYKANPEKAYIYDASFVKLREVSLGYTFPSEFVSKMELTDLRVSLIGSNLWIINKNLPDADPESGVSAGNLSSGYSGGSLPSTRNIGFNLTLKF, from the coding sequence ATGAATATTATGCGAACATTCATCTTTTTATTTTGCACAACACTTTTTGCCTTAACTCCTGAAAATGTTTTGTCACAACAATCAAAAATTGAGGTGAAAGAAAATAAAAAAATGTCTATAGATGAAGTTTTCGACTTGATTATGGATCAAACGGATTATAAATTCTTTTATGAAGAGGGAATTTTTAAAGGGCTTCCGATGGTAACTCTGAAAAAAGGGACTATAAAAACAAATGATCTTTTAAAGCAAAGTCTTGTAAATGCAAACATAGATATTGTTATTGGTAAAAATAATACCGTAATTATTAAAGAAAAACCAAAGAGTGTTGTTTCGGTTTTGCAAAAAATCAAGATAACCGGAACAGTGACTGATTTTGCAGGGATCCCCATACCCGGAGCAAATGTTACTGAAAAAGGAACTAAGAACAGCACCCAGACTGACTTTAATGGTAAATTTATTATAGAAGTAACAAATAATAATGCCATATTAGAATTTAGCTATATCGGGATGATATCGCAAGAAAAACCAGCCAGCTCTGTAGTTGTAAATGTACAATTAAGGGAGAATACTACAGAACTGGATAATATTGTAGTAACGGCATTAGGAATAAAGAGAGAGAAAAAAGCTTTAGGTTATGCTTCACAAGAAGTAAAAGGAACCGATTTAACAGCAGGGATTGCAAGCGGAAACTTTCTTAATGAACTGTCTGGAAAAGCGGCAGGGGTATATATTAGAAAAAATACAAACTTTGGAGGTTCTACAAATGTAATTTCGAGAGGAGTAAAGAGTCTTACAGGAAATAATCAGATGCTTATCGTAATAGATGGTGTTCCTATTAACAACTCGACAGTAAATTCAAGTACGGCATCACAAGGAGCAAGAAACACTTATGACTATGGTAATGCTGCCATGGATATTAATCCTGATGATATTGAGTCGGTAAACGTGTTAAAAGGTGCCGCAGCTTCTGCCTTGTATGGATGGCAGGCCGGTAATGGTGTTATTATGATTACCACCAAAAAAGGTAAAGCTACCAAAGGAATGGGGATTACTGTTTCGAGTGAATTTAGTGTAGGCTCTATCGATAAAAAAACGTTTCCGGTTTACCAGAGTAAATACGGGCAAGGTTATGGGCCGAGCTATGATGCAGCGGGTAATCCAAAAGGAATTCCAGTAGGACCAACAGGAGCCTTTTTTACGATAGATAAAAATGGTAATCAGGTTGTAACTACTACTGATGATGCCTCTTATGGTGTGGCTTTTGATCCAAATCTTTCTGTTTATACGTGGGAATCCTATACACCGTATTCTTCAAAGTATGGACAGAAATCAGCATGGCAGGCAGCTAAAAATGGCCCAATTAGTTTTTTTCAAACTGCGACAACATTCAATAATTCTATATCTCTTGAAGACGCTAATGACAAAACCAATTTTATTTTAAATTACAATAATTTTAAAGAGACCGGGATATTGCCTAATAGTGAATTAAAGAAAAACAATGCCAGTATCAAGTTAAATCACAAATTTACAGATAAATTTTCGACTAGTGTTTTTGCAAATTACATGACACAAAGTACAGTTGGTAGAAATAGTTCAGGATACACAGGAGATAACATCACAGGATGGTTTCGCCAATGGTGGGCTACCAATGCTGACCTGAAATCTCAAAAAGAGGTTTTTGAAAATTCGGGAGGACAGAATATATCCTGGCTTATGGGAGATCCTGCCAATGGAAATACGGCTCCTAAAACGATGGATAATCCCTATTTTACCCGATACAAAAATTACCAGTCTGACGAAAGAAACCGTTTTATTGGTTATGCTCAATTGGATTACAAATTTACAGATTGGTTATCAGCTTCCGGAAAAGCAAGTATAGATAGTTACTCGGAGCTGCGTGAAGAAAGAAAAGCTACAGGATCTATTAATGGATCATTTGGTCTGAGCAGGGCAAATGTACCTTCAGGATATCAAAAATATGTTGGTTCGTTTTCTGAGCAAAATTATCAGTTTATCCTAACGTTTAATAAAAAAATAGGGGAGGACTTTTCTGTAAATGCTTTAGCAGGGGTAAATAGTTTAAGAACAAAAAGTAATTCAACTCTTGCTTCAACAGATGGAGGACTTATTATTCCGGGTATTTATGCATTATCAAATTCAGTAAATCCGTCACCGTTTCCGTTAGAATCAGAGAATAATTCTGCGGTAAATAGTTCTTATGCTTCTCTTTCTTTAGGATACAAAGATTTCTTGTATTTAGAAGGGACAGTTAGAAATGATGCGTTTTCTACCTTACCAAAAGGAAATAATTCGTTAAATACATTTTCTACTTCTGCGAGTTATGTTTTTTCACAACATATTAAAGCAGATTGGTTGTCTTTCGGAAAATTAAGAGCAAGTTATGCAGAGAATCCACAAGGGAATATTGATTTGTATTCATTAGGTGAGGTTTATGATAAAAATAATCCATTTGGTTCAAATCAAATTTATTCAATACCAAACAGAAGTAATAATCCTGATTTACGTCCTGTAAAAACGGCCTCTGAAGAACTTGGTCTGGAAATGCAGTTTTTGCGTAAAAGAGTTGGTTTTGATGTTAGTGTTTATAAGAGTTTAAGTAATGACCAGATCTTTCCTGTAGATTATTCTACTGCAACAGGTAATTCATCAAGATATGTAAATGCAGGATCAGTTGAAAATAAAGGGATCGAGGTACAATTTAATGTAACTCCAATACAAACAAAAGATTTTAATTGGGATATTTTTGTAAACTGGTCTAAAAATGAGAATACCCTTGTGTCATTGGCATCTGGAATTGAAACGCTTTCAATAGGAGGATTTCAGGGAATAGGTATCGTGGCAAAAGTAGGTCATCCTTACGGAGATATAGTGGGTAAAGACTATGTGTATGCTGCAGATGGACAAAAAATTACAGAGAATGGTCTTTATGTAATGACTACCACAACAAATAATGTTATTGGTAATATTACCCCGGATTGGATTGGTGGACTTCGTAATAAATTTACATACAAACAAGTTTCGTTTGGTTTCTTAATCGATGTACAACACGGAGGAGATCTTTACTCTTTGGATCAGGCATACGGCCAGCATACAGGTTTGTATGAATCTACAGCAGGATATAACGAATTAGGAAATCCGGTAAGAAACACACTTGCAAATGGAGGCGGACTGATACTTCCGGGAGTGAACAAAGATGGTACACCCAACACAACCAGAACACCACGCCCTGAAGTTGCAGGCAGTATTTATGGATATAAAGCCAATCCGGAAAAAGCCTATATATACGATGCAAGTTTTGTTAAATTAAGAGAGGTAAGCCTTGGCTATACATTTCCATCAGAGTTTGTATCTAAAATGGAATTGACAGATTTAAGAGTTTCTTTAATAGGGTCTAATTTATGGATAATTAACAAAAATCTTCCTGATGCAGATCCAGAAAGCGGAGTTAGTGCAGGTAACTTATCTTCAGGTTATTCCGGAGGTTCACTTCCTTCAACTAGAAACATTGGTTTTAACCTAACTTTAAAATTTTAA